The following proteins are encoded in a genomic region of Phycisphaera sp.:
- a CDS encoding PEGA domain-containing protein has protein sequence MRGLLFLTLAIFLAGCTSRTIVVTSEPPGALVTLNGVEVGATPLEVGFRYYGQYDLRLRKDGYQPLAAAPWANAPWYEYPPIDFIILPLPIETRIRWHYDLEAVSVEQDAAEALIERGEEMRQAVEPG, from the coding sequence GTGAGGGGTCTTCTCTTCCTCACACTCGCGATCTTTCTGGCCGGCTGCACCTCGCGCACCATCGTGGTCACCAGCGAGCCCCCCGGTGCCCTGGTCACCCTCAACGGCGTCGAGGTCGGCGCAACCCCCCTCGAGGTCGGCTTCCGCTACTACGGGCAGTACGACCTGCGCCTCCGCAAGGACGGCTACCAGCCCCTGGCCGCCGCCCCCTGGGCCAACGCCCCGTGGTACGAGTACCCACCCATCGACTTCATCATCCTGCCGCTGCCCATCGAGACCAGGATCCGCTGGCACTACGACCTCGAAGCCGTTTCGGTCGAGCAAGACGCCGCCGAAGCCCTGATCGAGCGCGGCGAAGAGATGCGCCAAGCCGTCGAACCCGGTTGA
- a CDS encoding DUF4870 domain-containing protein has product MHAAAFAMNIGPDSKNQPPADGSTMDGKHYVYQDATDEDCQWGLWTHLGPLLATVITSGTLAPLGIVWGLYVMHVPGKERPFVADHGREMFNYALTYVLYSVVGTALVAIFTLGIGLIFFAPFLLIYGLLFPILASVAAAKGRYYRYPMCLRFLKAPQPKTAEQQFA; this is encoded by the coding sequence ATGCACGCCGCCGCCTTCGCCATGAACATCGGTCCCGACTCCAAGAACCAGCCCCCAGCGGACGGCTCCACCATGGACGGCAAGCACTACGTCTACCAGGACGCAACCGACGAAGATTGCCAGTGGGGCCTGTGGACCCACCTCGGTCCCCTGCTGGCCACCGTCATCACCAGCGGCACGCTCGCACCGCTCGGCATCGTCTGGGGCCTGTATGTCATGCACGTTCCGGGCAAGGAACGTCCGTTCGTGGCCGACCACGGCCGCGAGATGTTCAACTACGCCCTGACCTACGTCCTCTACTCGGTCGTGGGCACCGCGTTGGTCGCCATCTTTACCCTGGGCATCGGCCTGATCTTCTTCGCGCCCTTCCTGCTCATCTACGGCCTGCTGTTTCCCATCCTGGCCAGCGTGGCCGCCGCTAAGGGCCGCTACTACCGCTACCCCATGTGCCTGCGATTCCTCAAGGCCCCTCAGCCCAAGACAGCCGAGCAGCAGTTCGCCTGA
- a CDS encoding sulfotransferase domain-containing protein yields MGPKLLIIGAMKAGTSSLYEDLRAMRGFAFPAGKEPDNLLTDDVLTQAGRDAYANAYAGLPPDVAGVDASAQYTLRPHFGEVASRAKEVLGPDLRLVYIMRHPIARAISHHHFDAAMGWGSLDFDAELERNPYFIDGSRYAYQLEPWLETFGLDRLLPVKFEHYIKNRTEVARQVAHFVGADPTPEQAPPQAPAHQTSGIRRQRPLAQRLARLPAYRRLVRPLVPQGLRRAAHRATSDAPPPRPSHPSPSSIDRMVQVFEPDQRRLAELLGQGAPSWDLGSLS; encoded by the coding sequence ATGGGCCCAAAGCTGCTCATCATCGGGGCCATGAAGGCCGGCACATCGTCCCTGTACGAGGATCTGCGGGCCATGCGCGGCTTCGCGTTCCCCGCCGGCAAGGAACCCGACAACCTGCTGACCGATGACGTACTCACCCAAGCCGGTCGCGACGCGTACGCGAACGCGTACGCGGGCCTGCCCCCGGATGTCGCCGGCGTCGACGCGAGCGCGCAATACACGCTGCGGCCGCACTTCGGCGAGGTCGCCTCCCGAGCCAAAGAAGTACTCGGGCCAGACCTGCGGCTGGTCTACATCATGCGCCATCCCATCGCCCGGGCCATCAGCCACCACCACTTCGACGCCGCGATGGGGTGGGGCTCGCTCGACTTCGATGCCGAACTGGAACGCAACCCCTACTTCATCGACGGCAGCCGCTACGCCTACCAGCTCGAGCCCTGGCTCGAAACCTTTGGCCTCGATCGCCTCCTGCCCGTCAAGTTCGAGCACTACATCAAGAACCGAACCGAGGTCGCCCGCCAGGTCGCCCACTTCGTCGGTGCCGACCCAACGCCCGAGCAAGCCCCGCCACAAGCCCCCGCCCACCAGACCAGCGGCATCCGCCGGCAGCGCCCGCTGGCCCAGCGGCTGGCCCGGCTGCCCGCGTACCGCCGGCTCGTTCGACCGCTCGTGCCCCAGGGCCTCAGGCGTGCGGCCCACCGGGCCACCAGCGACGCCCCTCCGCCACGCCCGAGCCACCCCAGCCCATCGTCCATCGATCGCATGGTGCAGGTCTTCGAGCCAGACCAGCGGAGGCTGGCAGAATTGCTGGGCCAGGGAGCCCCATCCTGGGATCTCGGCTCGCTTTCCTGA
- a CDS encoding flavin reductase family protein yields the protein MQKTNTEFTQPGLIVEACDRLHTGLFLLSALHDHARAGTLAIGVHLCAFDPILLCVPVRRGHRIEPLIRDSRSFAVCSVPVADRALRRRFEEHPSAEEYHDPFDAVPVMRLETGAPVLRSSTLAFDCEVVRHIDMDADHELYIGRVVAARINGDAPPPARASEIGQLHTD from the coding sequence GTGCAAAAGACGAATACGGAATTCACACAGCCCGGGCTGATCGTCGAGGCCTGCGACCGGCTCCATACCGGGTTGTTCCTGCTTTCGGCCCTGCACGACCACGCCCGGGCTGGCACGCTGGCCATCGGTGTCCACCTGTGCGCCTTCGACCCCATCTTGCTGTGCGTGCCGGTGAGGCGGGGGCATCGCATCGAGCCGCTGATCCGCGATTCGCGCTCGTTTGCGGTGTGCAGCGTGCCAGTGGCCGACCGGGCATTGCGCCGCCGGTTCGAGGAGCATCCATCGGCCGAGGAATACCACGATCCATTCGACGCCGTCCCGGTGATGCGATTGGAGACGGGCGCGCCGGTGCTCCGGTCGAGCACGCTTGCGTTCGACTGTGAGGTTGTCCGGCACATCGACATGGACGCCGATCACGAGCTTTATATCGGTCGTGTGGTGGCCGCGCGCATCAATGGCGATGCTCCGCCGCCCGCGCGGGCGTCGGAGATCGGGCAGTTGCACACGGACTGA
- the lptB gene encoding LPS export ABC transporter ATP-binding protein, which yields MPLLEATNLHKSFNGREVVRGVSFAVDQAEIVGLLGRNGAGKTTSFRMTIGMLAADEGSVHFDGQDVAPLPMYKRARLGMGYLSQEPSVFQRLTCEQNLLAILETLPISRKERKQRAGELLDRFGLVKKTKEKARTCSGGERRKLEIARALVTNPRIIMLDEPFSGVDPIAVEDLQHEIHTLRDAGIACLITDHNVHQTLKVCDRAYIINDGKVFAEGAPGPLIKNELVRQTYLGGLFRGDEFDAVADAPPSNRRRRRREGGNGTATEPRP from the coding sequence GTGCCCCTGCTCGAAGCGACCAACCTGCACAAGAGCTTCAACGGGCGCGAGGTCGTGCGCGGCGTCAGCTTCGCCGTCGACCAGGCCGAGATCGTCGGCCTCCTGGGCCGCAACGGCGCCGGCAAGACCACCAGCTTCCGCATGACCATCGGCATGCTCGCCGCCGACGAGGGCAGCGTCCACTTCGATGGGCAGGACGTCGCCCCCCTGCCCATGTACAAGCGGGCCCGCCTGGGCATGGGCTACCTCAGCCAGGAGCCCAGCGTCTTCCAACGCCTCACCTGCGAGCAGAACCTGCTGGCCATCCTCGAGACCCTGCCCATCTCTCGGAAGGAGCGCAAGCAGCGGGCCGGCGAGCTGCTCGACCGTTTCGGTCTGGTCAAGAAGACCAAGGAAAAGGCCCGCACCTGCTCGGGCGGCGAGCGTCGCAAGCTCGAGATCGCCCGCGCCCTGGTCACCAACCCTCGCATCATCATGCTCGACGAGCCCTTCAGCGGCGTCGACCCCATCGCCGTCGAGGACCTCCAGCACGAGATCCACACCCTCCGCGACGCCGGCATCGCCTGCCTCATCACCGACCATAACGTCCACCAGACCCTCAAGGTCTGCGACCGGGCCTACATCATCAACGACGGCAAGGTCTTCGCCGAGGGCGCCCCCGGCCCGCTCATCAAGAACGAGCTCGTCCGCCAGACCTACTTAGGCGGCTTGTTCCGCGGCGACGAGTTCGACGCCGTGGCCGACGCCCCGCCCTCGAACCGGCGTCGCCGCCGCCGCGAGGGCGGCAACGGCACCGCCACGGAGCCCAGGCCGTGA